Proteins from one Haloarchaeobius litoreus genomic window:
- a CDS encoding redox-regulated ATPase YchF: MLSIALAGKPNAGKSTFYSAATRAEVDVANYPFTTIDANRGVTHVRTDCPCLDREERCGNDNCHDGKRYVPVELLDVAGLVPGAHEGKGLGNQFLDELTNADVIINVVDASGATDEKGEPVEPGSHDPLDDVDFIEEEMDLWLAGIVDRNWESVERKSRSPDFDLDEALADMLTGFGASMADVQTVLRGLDYPADPMAWTDEDREALARDVRRRTKPIVVVANKADVASQENVERLLELDKPVIPATAQGELALRKGAEAGAVDYDPGDDSFDIVGEVSDAQRDLLDGLRDTMAEYGGTGVQAALDYAVYDLLDHLTAYPVQDASKWTDAKGNVLPDAFLLPRGSTPVDLAYAVHSDIGDGYLHAVDARSSREISDSYELEEGDVVKIVSTAK; encoded by the coding sequence ATGCTCTCTATCGCGCTGGCGGGCAAGCCCAACGCGGGCAAGTCCACGTTCTACTCGGCGGCGACCCGGGCGGAGGTCGACGTGGCGAACTACCCCTTCACGACCATCGACGCCAACCGGGGCGTCACCCACGTCCGAACCGACTGTCCCTGTCTCGACCGCGAGGAGCGCTGCGGCAACGACAACTGCCACGACGGCAAGCGCTACGTCCCCGTCGAACTCCTCGACGTGGCCGGCCTCGTCCCCGGCGCACACGAGGGGAAGGGCCTCGGCAACCAGTTCCTCGACGAGCTGACGAACGCGGACGTCATCATCAACGTCGTCGACGCCTCCGGCGCGACCGACGAGAAGGGCGAACCCGTCGAGCCCGGCAGCCACGACCCGCTGGACGACGTGGACTTCATCGAGGAGGAGATGGACCTCTGGCTGGCGGGCATCGTCGACCGCAACTGGGAATCGGTCGAGCGCAAGTCCCGCTCGCCCGACTTCGACCTCGACGAGGCGCTCGCGGACATGCTCACCGGGTTCGGCGCGAGCATGGCCGACGTGCAGACCGTCCTCCGCGGGCTGGACTACCCCGCCGACCCGATGGCCTGGACCGACGAGGACCGCGAGGCCCTCGCCCGCGACGTGCGCCGGCGCACGAAGCCCATCGTCGTCGTCGCCAACAAGGCCGACGTGGCGTCCCAGGAGAACGTCGAACGCCTGCTCGAACTCGACAAGCCCGTCATCCCCGCAACCGCACAGGGCGAACTCGCGCTCCGCAAGGGCGCGGAGGCCGGCGCGGTCGACTACGACCCCGGCGACGACTCCTTCGACATCGTCGGCGAGGTGTCCGACGCCCAGCGCGACCTGCTCGACGGGCTGCGCGACACCATGGCCGAGTACGGCGGCACCGGCGTGCAGGCCGCGCTGGACTACGCCGTCTACGACCTGCTCGACCACCTGACGGCGTACCCCGTGCAGGACGCCTCGAAGTGGACCGACGCGAAGGGGAACGTGCTGCCCGACGCCTTCCTGCTGCCTCGCGGGTCCACTCCCGTGGACCTCGCGTACGCGGTTCACTCGGACATCGGGGACGGGTACCTGCACGCCGTCGATGCGCGGAGCTCGCGCGAGATCTCGGATTCGTACGAACTGGAGGAGGGCGACGTGGTGAAGATCGTCTCGACCGCGAAGTAG
- a CDS encoding UbiA family prenyltransferase, translating into MTFSRHDSGVVADARALSSQVHPVFMLPPLAASWFGSVLAGEFDVALGAVHMVAVFLAVYTAHVKDGYVDFYVRDEDDDHPLTERGCRLALALATTGFFLCLGALWLLVDPVAALVTLPCWLIAYHHAPQLDTNPVTATTGYPLGIAVAIVGGYYVQTAGFAAVPLAFAVVFLVLLSGVKVIDDAKDYEYDRSIRKRTVAVVVGRERARTVAFGLMAVGLVAVLAFAAVSVFPPSAAAAVLVFVPVAAFARRGTDELATMLLVRGCYLFLAVLLVAVYYQPLS; encoded by the coding sequence ATGACGTTCTCCCGGCACGACTCCGGAGTCGTCGCCGACGCCCGCGCGCTCTCCTCGCAGGTCCACCCCGTGTTCATGCTCCCGCCGCTCGCCGCCTCGTGGTTCGGGAGCGTCCTCGCAGGGGAGTTCGACGTGGCCCTCGGCGCGGTCCACATGGTCGCCGTCTTCCTCGCGGTCTACACCGCCCACGTGAAGGACGGCTACGTGGACTTCTACGTGCGCGACGAGGACGACGACCACCCGCTGACCGAGCGCGGCTGTCGCCTCGCCCTCGCGCTCGCCACGACCGGGTTCTTCCTCTGCCTCGGCGCGCTGTGGCTGCTCGTCGACCCCGTCGCCGCGCTCGTCACGCTGCCGTGCTGGCTCATCGCCTACCACCACGCCCCCCAGCTCGACACGAACCCGGTCACCGCGACGACGGGCTACCCGCTCGGCATCGCGGTCGCCATCGTCGGCGGCTACTACGTCCAGACCGCCGGCTTCGCGGCCGTCCCGCTCGCCTTCGCCGTCGTGTTCCTCGTCCTGCTCTCGGGCGTGAAGGTCATCGACGACGCGAAGGACTACGAATACGACCGCTCCATCAGGAAGCGCACCGTCGCTGTGGTCGTCGGTCGCGAGCGCGCCCGCACGGTCGCCTTCGGGCTGATGGCGGTCGGGCTGGTCGCCGTGCTCGCGTTCGCCGCCGTCAGCGTGTTCCCGCCCTCCGCGGCCGCCGCCGTCCTCGTGTTCGTCCCGGTCGCCGCGTTCGCCCGCCGCGGCACCGACGAGCTGGCGACGATGCTGCTCGTGCGCGGCTGCTACCTCTTCCTCGCGGTGCTGCTCGTCGCGGTGTACTACCAGCCGTTGTCGTGA
- a CDS encoding bacterio-opsin activator domain-containing protein: MATNLSRDAEVGASRPTVLVVDDDEDLADTCRYWLEDDDYRVVTAYSGEDALDAVDDQIDLVLLDRRMPRKSGDETLDVLRAEGYEFPVAMMTAVAPDTDIVDMPFDEYLVKPVDRDDVVDTADELLARSDFSEAVREYFALEATEAALSTREREALRDEDQLVELESELDETYEANEEAIAQREQQLERLTNVNRVIRRVDRALVDSETREAIDAAVCGAVVGTEPYRAALVAEYTDHSRGVRPREGAGAVDETLDIAGSQLVEGVESAVDDGEIQLLTDVDVAGFEDGVALVTPLSYREKSYGALVVGTTAEHTVSDHELDVFAQLGARIGNGITAVEQHRLLLADTVAELEFRHGDRDDPLVRIAAETGGDLSLRGIASNDESGLTCFVDLVGGDGEAALELAAELDAIGSARLVADGGESLLELSVTEAAIETLSAVGATVRSFDVTDGEGSVVVEAAPDADLKAIASAVQSTYDDIDLVSKREVERSVQSTESFRQDLSDRLTDRQRAALETAYSAGYYEWPRDSTAEEVADAMDIAAPTLHEHLRAAERKLLESFVDETV; this comes from the coding sequence ATGGCAACGAATCTGTCGCGGGATGCAGAGGTGGGGGCTTCCCGTCCCACAGTCCTCGTCGTGGACGACGACGAGGACCTCGCGGACACCTGTCGATACTGGCTGGAGGACGACGACTACCGCGTCGTGACCGCCTACAGCGGGGAGGACGCGCTGGACGCGGTCGACGACCAGATCGACCTCGTCCTGCTCGACCGTCGGATGCCCCGCAAGTCGGGCGACGAGACGCTCGACGTCCTCCGCGCGGAGGGCTACGAGTTCCCGGTCGCGATGATGACCGCCGTCGCGCCCGACACCGACATCGTCGACATGCCGTTCGACGAGTACCTCGTGAAGCCCGTCGACCGCGACGACGTCGTCGACACCGCGGACGAACTGCTCGCGCGCTCGGACTTCTCCGAGGCGGTCCGGGAGTACTTCGCGCTGGAGGCGACCGAGGCCGCGCTCTCGACGCGCGAGCGCGAGGCCCTGCGCGACGAGGACCAGCTCGTCGAACTCGAGAGCGAGCTCGACGAGACGTACGAGGCCAACGAGGAGGCGATCGCACAGCGCGAACAGCAGCTCGAACGCCTCACGAACGTCAACCGGGTCATCCGGCGCGTCGACCGCGCGCTCGTCGATTCGGAGACCCGGGAGGCCATCGACGCCGCGGTCTGCGGGGCCGTCGTCGGGACCGAGCCGTACCGCGCGGCGCTGGTCGCTGAGTACACCGACCACAGCCGAGGCGTCCGGCCGCGTGAGGGTGCGGGCGCGGTGGACGAGACCCTCGACATCGCCGGCAGCCAGCTCGTCGAGGGCGTCGAGTCGGCGGTCGACGACGGCGAGATACAGCTGCTGACCGACGTCGACGTGGCCGGGTTCGAGGACGGCGTCGCACTCGTCACGCCGCTGTCCTACCGCGAGAAGTCCTACGGGGCGCTCGTCGTCGGGACCACGGCCGAACACACCGTCAGCGACCACGAGCTCGACGTGTTCGCCCAGCTCGGCGCGCGCATCGGCAACGGCATCACGGCCGTCGAGCAGCACCGCCTCCTGCTCGCGGACACCGTCGCCGAGCTGGAGTTCCGCCACGGCGACCGCGACGACCCGCTCGTCCGCATCGCGGCGGAGACGGGCGGTGACCTCTCGCTGCGCGGCATCGCCTCGAACGACGAGTCCGGGCTGACCTGCTTCGTCGACCTCGTTGGCGGCGACGGCGAGGCGGCGCTCGAACTCGCGGCCGAACTCGACGCCATCGGGAGCGCGCGGCTCGTCGCCGACGGGGGGGAATCCCTGCTCGAGCTCTCCGTCACCGAGGCCGCCATCGAGACGCTCTCGGCCGTCGGCGCGACCGTCCGGTCGTTCGACGTGACCGACGGGGAGGGGAGCGTCGTCGTCGAGGCCGCACCGGACGCCGACCTGAAGGCCATCGCCAGCGCGGTCCAGTCGACGTACGACGACATCGACCTCGTCTCCAAGCGCGAGGTCGAGCGCTCGGTCCAGTCGACCGAATCCTTCCGGCAGGACCTCAGCGACCGCCTGACCGACCGCCAGCGGGCCGCCCTCGAGACGGCGTACTCGGCGGGCTACTACGAGTGGCCCCGCGACAGCACCGCAGAGGAGGTCGCCGACGCGATGGACATCGCCGCCCCGACGCTGCACGAGCACCTCCGCGCCGCCGAGCGCAAGCTGCTGGAGTCCTTCGTCGACGAGACGGTCTGA
- a CDS encoding pyridoxal phosphate-dependent aminotransferase encodes MTEFSNRVERVSISGIREVFEAAGEDAINLGLGQPDFPTPEHARSAAVEAIQAGKTDAYTSNKGTESLREAISAKFERDRGLAVDTEDIIATAGGSEALHLVMEAHVDQGDEVIYPDPGFVAYEALTHVAGGEPNPVPLREDLTLDPATVEENITEDTAAFIVNSPGNPTGAVQSEEDMREFARIAEEHDVLCVSDEVYEHIVFDGEHHSPMEFTDSGNVVVVSACSKTYSMTGWRLGWVVGSNERIERMLRVHQYVQACASAPAQYAAEGAIDGPQDVVDEMVATFEERRDLVVDGLTDMGLDVPEPKGAFYVMPKVPDGWVDEVLDRGVVVVPGEAFGDHGEGYARISYATSTEELEEALDVMREATKAVR; translated from the coding sequence ATGACCGAGTTCTCGAACCGGGTCGAACGGGTCAGTATCAGTGGCATCCGCGAGGTCTTCGAGGCGGCCGGCGAGGACGCCATCAACCTCGGCCTCGGACAGCCCGACTTCCCGACGCCCGAGCACGCGCGCTCGGCCGCCGTCGAGGCCATCCAGGCGGGCAAGACCGACGCCTACACCTCGAACAAGGGCACCGAGTCGCTGCGCGAGGCCATCTCGGCGAAGTTCGAGCGTGACCGCGGCCTCGCGGTCGACACCGAGGACATCATCGCGACCGCCGGCGGCTCCGAGGCACTGCACCTCGTCATGGAGGCCCACGTCGACCAGGGCGACGAGGTCATCTACCCCGACCCCGGCTTCGTCGCGTACGAGGCGCTCACGCACGTCGCGGGCGGCGAGCCGAACCCCGTCCCGCTCCGCGAGGACCTCACGCTCGACCCCGCGACGGTCGAAGAGAACATCACCGAAGACACCGCGGCGTTCATCGTGAACAGCCCCGGCAACCCGACCGGTGCGGTCCAGTCCGAGGAGGACATGCGGGAGTTCGCCCGCATCGCCGAGGAGCACGACGTGCTCTGTGTCTCCGACGAGGTGTACGAGCACATCGTCTTCGACGGCGAGCACCACTCTCCGATGGAGTTCACCGACTCCGGCAACGTGGTCGTCGTCTCCGCCTGCTCCAAGACGTACTCGATGACCGGCTGGCGGCTCGGCTGGGTGGTCGGCTCGAACGAGCGCATCGAGCGCATGCTCCGGGTCCACCAGTACGTGCAGGCCTGCGCGTCGGCCCCGGCGCAGTACGCCGCCGAGGGAGCCATCGACGGCCCGCAGGACGTCGTCGACGAGATGGTCGCCACGTTCGAGGAGCGCCGGGACCTCGTCGTCGACGGCCTGACCGACATGGGACTGGACGTGCCGGAGCCGAAGGGCGCGTTCTACGTCATGCCGAAGGTGCCCGACGGCTGGGTCGACGAGGTGCTCGACCGCGGCGTCGTCGTCGTCCCCGGCGAGGCGTTCGGCGACCACGGCGAGGGCTACGCCCGCATCTCCTACGCCACCAGCACCGAGGAGCTGGAGGAGGCGCTGGACGTGATGCGCGAGGCGACGAAGGCGGTCCGCTGA
- a CDS encoding proteasome assembly chaperone family protein encodes MGHIQQHAEMDVDGAMLVEGMPGVGLVGKIATDHLVEEFDMELYGTVHCDSLAPIGVYHEGEREILPPVRLYAAPEEDLVALQSDVPVKSAAVAEFADCLVGWLEDENVTPIFLSGLPAEKSGVPELFGIATGEAGGLLDELDIDLPPENGVVSGPTGAFLNEAGEVGLDGVGLVVQSNERFPDPEAARVLIEHGIGPLTDIEVDISELVDHAEEIRDQKEQFAEKMREAKDEESSQAQPLRMYQ; translated from the coding sequence ATGGGACACATCCAGCAGCACGCGGAGATGGACGTCGACGGCGCGATGCTCGTCGAGGGGATGCCCGGTGTCGGCCTCGTCGGGAAGATCGCCACTGACCACCTCGTCGAGGAGTTCGACATGGAGCTGTACGGGACGGTCCACTGCGACAGCCTCGCACCGATCGGCGTCTACCACGAGGGCGAGCGCGAGATCCTGCCGCCGGTCCGCCTCTACGCGGCACCCGAGGAGGACCTGGTCGCGCTCCAGAGCGACGTGCCGGTGAAATCTGCTGCGGTCGCCGAGTTCGCGGACTGCCTCGTCGGCTGGCTCGAGGACGAGAACGTCACGCCCATCTTCCTCAGCGGTCTCCCGGCCGAGAAGTCGGGCGTCCCGGAGCTGTTCGGCATCGCGACGGGCGAGGCGGGGGGGCTGCTCGACGAGCTCGACATCGACCTGCCGCCCGAGAATGGCGTCGTCAGCGGTCCGACCGGCGCGTTCCTCAACGAGGCAGGTGAGGTCGGCCTCGACGGCGTCGGACTCGTCGTCCAGTCGAACGAGCGGTTCCCCGACCCGGAGGCGGCGCGGGTCCTCATCGAGCACGGCATCGGCCCGCTGACCGACATCGAGGTCGACATCTCCGAGCTGGTCGACCACGCCGAGGAGATCAGAGACCAGAAAGAGCAGTTCGCCGAGAAGATGCGCGAGGCGAAAGACGAGGAGAGCTCGCAGGCCCAGCCGCTCCGGATGTACCAGTAG
- a CDS encoding RsmB/NOP family class I SAM-dependent RNA methyltransferase: MEPFERYRDVVDDFEAFIDACRRSLPMAVRVNTLKATTEQVERAFDEAGVGFERAGWHPHVMRVETDTPGATWPSFHGWVHGQEEVSAIPATVLAPEPGERVLDACAAPGSKATQLAAEMDDEGTLVANDNNLGRLSALRFNCERLGVTNVAVTNRDARNFSLKPFAAEGEHEGPQFDRVLVDAPCSCEGTIRKNPDALDGWSEDHVAGIAGVQKGILRRAIQVTRDGGHVVYSTCTFAPEENEAVLDHVLQQEDCHLVDYDLALEHDDGLTGWQDQEFDPQMTKAKRVYPHQNDTGGFFTAKLEVGA; the protein is encoded by the coding sequence ATGGAGCCATTCGAGCGGTACCGGGACGTTGTCGACGACTTCGAGGCGTTCATCGACGCCTGCCGTCGCTCGCTCCCGATGGCGGTCCGCGTGAACACGCTGAAGGCGACGACAGAGCAGGTCGAACGCGCGTTCGACGAAGCCGGAGTCGGCTTCGAGCGTGCCGGCTGGCACCCCCACGTGATGCGCGTCGAGACGGACACCCCCGGGGCCACGTGGCCGAGCTTCCACGGCTGGGTCCACGGGCAGGAGGAGGTGTCGGCCATCCCCGCCACCGTGCTCGCACCGGAGCCGGGCGAGCGCGTCCTCGACGCCTGCGCCGCGCCGGGGAGCAAGGCGACGCAACTCGCCGCCGAGATGGACGACGAGGGAACGCTCGTCGCCAACGACAACAACCTCGGGCGGCTCTCCGCGCTGCGGTTCAACTGCGAGCGCCTCGGCGTCACCAACGTCGCGGTCACGAACCGGGACGCCAGGAACTTCTCGCTGAAGCCCTTCGCCGCCGAGGGCGAGCACGAGGGCCCACAGTTCGACCGCGTGCTCGTCGACGCCCCCTGCTCGTGCGAGGGGACCATCCGGAAAAACCCGGACGCACTCGACGGCTGGAGCGAGGACCACGTCGCCGGCATCGCGGGCGTCCAGAAGGGCATCCTCCGGCGAGCCATCCAGGTCACTCGCGACGGCGGCCACGTCGTCTACTCCACCTGCACGTTCGCCCCGGAGGAGAACGAGGCCGTACTGGACCACGTCCTCCAGCAGGAGGACTGCCACCTCGTCGACTACGACCTCGCGCTCGAACACGACGACGGTCTCACCGGGTGGCAGGACCAGGAGTTCGACCCGCAGATGACCAAAGCGAAGCGTGTCTACCCCCACCAGAACGACACTGGCGGGTTCTTCACCGCGAAACTGGAGGTGGGCGCATGA
- a CDS encoding DUF7122 family protein: MSENDGQRFDRIPATEDEREVEGRATREEVVDWWENRFGIPAETFADHTFWEKGAGKIWIFAGDAPSPISIEGLGMTFLRTRQEHWKPTTDAVQRFGRLATTNVFELTEEQAGRFVAGEDQEIPYDGDWGYVIAAHEIAGEREPIGVGLYVYGELKSTVPKGRQRSV; encoded by the coding sequence ATGAGCGAGAACGACGGGCAGCGCTTCGACCGCATTCCCGCCACCGAGGACGAACGCGAGGTCGAGGGCCGGGCCACCCGCGAGGAGGTCGTCGACTGGTGGGAGAACCGCTTCGGCATCCCCGCCGAGACGTTCGCCGACCACACGTTCTGGGAGAAGGGCGCGGGCAAGATCTGGATCTTCGCGGGCGACGCGCCGAGCCCCATCTCGATCGAGGGCCTCGGGATGACGTTCCTCCGGACCCGACAGGAGCACTGGAAGCCGACGACCGACGCCGTCCAGCGCTTCGGCCGGCTCGCCACGACGAACGTGTTCGAGCTGACCGAGGAACAGGCCGGGCGCTTCGTCGCCGGCGAGGACCAGGAGATCCCGTACGACGGCGACTGGGGCTACGTCATCGCCGCCCACGAGATCGCGGGCGAGCGCGAGCCCATCGGCGTCGGTCTCTACGTCTACGGCGAGCTCAAGTCGACGGTGCCGAAGGGCCGTCAGCGGTCGGTCTGA
- a CDS encoding DUF790 family protein yields the protein MLTKDLLRVSRAGGGYHPQFADPEHEALAARVLGVYQGHVGEQWGDLQDALAELEADAPDFKLVRGFAKLLERETTLETRAPVEPERARRAAFAAAERVGVVTTAERDEALARAAADRGVAPEALARSLYADLEDRQVLASVDAPWSPAELVAQYNLSLAQTALFDATEVRARSSDPKALVSAVKRLRLMYEIRRTDDGREVVVTGPDALFRRSRRYGTRFARLLRTVAKTDDWRLSATIDDRGTERELVLTDEDPVRVPGTEPVAEVEFDSQVERDVATRFESLGLDWDIVREPEPLATGSRVMIPDFAFDWLPGDDEFRVYFEVMGFWTPEYVAKKLAQLDDLEDVEMLVAVDESLGVGEDIAAMDHRVVTYSERVRVKAVRDALRRYEDELVAAAASGLPDELVPDDDVVTLSALANRHGVSESAVEGKSFPEHERVGRTLVRPSVLDAVGERVEAGMDLDEAEAVLDEFGLDDASATLSRLGYRVEWAGLGGGTVREADAGEE from the coding sequence ATGCTAACGAAGGACCTGCTCCGGGTGTCCCGTGCCGGTGGGGGCTACCACCCGCAGTTCGCCGACCCGGAGCACGAAGCGCTCGCAGCACGCGTCCTCGGCGTGTATCAGGGCCACGTCGGCGAGCAGTGGGGCGACCTGCAGGACGCGCTCGCCGAGCTGGAGGCCGACGCACCCGACTTCAAGCTCGTCCGCGGGTTCGCGAAGCTCCTCGAACGGGAGACGACGCTGGAGACTCGTGCGCCCGTCGAACCGGAACGGGCGCGCCGCGCCGCGTTCGCGGCCGCCGAGCGAGTGGGCGTCGTCACCACCGCGGAGCGGGACGAGGCACTCGCACGGGCGGCCGCCGACCGCGGCGTCGCCCCCGAGGCACTCGCCAGGTCGCTGTACGCCGACCTCGAGGACCGGCAGGTGCTCGCGAGCGTCGACGCGCCGTGGTCCCCCGCCGAACTCGTCGCGCAGTACAACCTTTCGCTGGCGCAGACGGCGCTGTTCGACGCGACGGAGGTCCGCGCACGCTCGTCGGACCCGAAGGCGCTCGTCTCGGCGGTCAAGCGCCTCCGGCTGATGTACGAGATCCGGCGGACGGACGACGGTCGCGAGGTCGTCGTCACCGGTCCCGATGCGCTCTTCCGACGGTCGCGCCGCTACGGCACCCGGTTCGCCCGGCTGCTCCGCACCGTCGCGAAGACCGACGACTGGCGGCTGTCGGCGACCATCGACGATCGCGGCACCGAGCGCGAACTGGTGCTCACCGACGAGGACCCCGTTCGAGTGCCCGGCACGGAGCCCGTCGCCGAGGTCGAGTTCGACAGTCAGGTCGAGCGCGACGTGGCGACGCGCTTCGAATCGCTCGGGCTGGACTGGGACATCGTCCGGGAGCCCGAGCCGCTCGCGACCGGCTCGCGGGTGATGATCCCCGACTTCGCGTTCGACTGGCTCCCGGGCGATGACGAGTTCCGCGTCTACTTCGAGGTGATGGGCTTCTGGACGCCGGAGTACGTCGCGAAGAAGCTCGCACAGCTCGACGACCTGGAGGACGTGGAGATGCTCGTCGCGGTCGACGAATCGCTCGGCGTCGGCGAGGACATCGCGGCGATGGACCACCGCGTCGTCACGTACTCGGAGCGGGTACGGGTGAAGGCCGTCCGTGACGCGCTCCGGCGCTACGAGGACGAGCTGGTGGCGGCGGCCGCCTCGGGCCTGCCGGACGAACTGGTGCCGGACGACGACGTGGTGACGCTGTCGGCACTGGCGAACCGCCACGGCGTCAGCGAGAGCGCCGTCGAAGGGAAGTCGTTCCCCGAGCACGAGCGCGTCGGACGGACGCTCGTGCGTCCATCGGTGCTCGACGCGGTGGGCGAACGCGTCGAAGCCGGGATGGACCTCGACGAGGCGGAGGCGGTCCTCGACGAGTTCGGGCTGGACGACGCGAGCGCGACGCTCTCGCGGCTCGGCTACCGGGTCGAGTGGGCTGGACTGGGCGGGGGGACGGTGCGGGAGGCCGACGCTGGCGAGGAGTGA
- a CDS encoding DEAD/DEAH box helicase, whose amino-acid sequence MTVSLRYDDGTLRAEGDALDELPGVEYDARSHTGRAPAHRYAAIRDWLDRNDRAVDDDVLALDTVPDLHSDYELRSYQQDALDAWAAGGGGDEPLPNRGCIELPTGSGKTVVAIGAIERLQTPTLVVVPTLDLVHQWRTELEREFDAPVGQFGGGEQRAEVLTVSTYDSAYLKAEDIGDRFGLVVFDEVHHLGGEGFRDIGRLLAAPARMGLTATFERPDDAHEIIEELVGPLVYRLSVDDLAGDHLARYDVKQLTVELTPDERERYEEHQSTFTDYLARSNIRFTSGSDYQELIKRSGTDPEAREALLAKQRARRIMMGSQAKVDALADILDDHRGDRVIVFTAHNALAYDISERFLIPTITHETGTSERREVLEKFRDGTYSRVVTSNVLDEGVDVPDANVAVILSGSGSEREFTQRLGRILRPKTDGGRALLYELVSAETAEERVASRRRG is encoded by the coding sequence GTGACGGTCTCGCTCCGCTACGACGACGGCACGCTCCGCGCCGAGGGCGACGCCCTCGACGAGCTCCCCGGCGTCGAGTACGACGCCCGGAGCCACACCGGACGTGCGCCAGCGCACCGCTACGCCGCGATCCGCGACTGGCTCGACCGCAACGACCGCGCGGTCGACGACGACGTGCTCGCCCTCGACACGGTCCCCGACCTCCACTCCGACTACGAGCTGCGCAGCTACCAGCAGGACGCGCTCGACGCGTGGGCAGCAGGGGGTGGCGGCGACGAGCCACTCCCGAACCGCGGCTGCATCGAGCTCCCGACGGGCAGCGGGAAGACCGTCGTCGCAATCGGTGCCATCGAGCGCCTCCAGACCCCGACGCTCGTCGTCGTGCCGACGCTCGACCTCGTCCACCAGTGGCGCACCGAACTCGAACGCGAGTTCGACGCCCCGGTCGGCCAGTTCGGCGGTGGCGAACAGCGCGCGGAGGTGCTGACCGTCTCGACCTACGACTCGGCGTACCTCAAGGCCGAGGACATCGGCGATCGCTTCGGACTCGTCGTCTTCGACGAGGTCCACCACCTCGGCGGCGAGGGCTTCCGCGACATCGGCCGGCTCCTCGCCGCGCCCGCCCGGATGGGCCTCACCGCGACCTTCGAGCGCCCCGACGACGCCCACGAGATCATCGAGGAACTCGTCGGCCCGCTCGTCTACCGGCTCTCCGTCGACGACCTCGCCGGCGACCACCTCGCCCGCTACGACGTGAAGCAGCTCACCGTCGAGCTCACCCCGGACGAACGCGAGCGCTACGAGGAACACCAGTCCACCTTCACCGACTACCTCGCCCGCAGCAACATCCGGTTCACCAGCGGGAGCGACTACCAGGAGCTCATCAAGCGGTCCGGCACGGACCCCGAAGCCCGCGAGGCGCTACTGGCGAAACAGCGTGCCCGGCGCATCATGATGGGCAGCCAGGCGAAGGTCGACGCGCTCGCCGACATCCTCGACGACCACCGCGGCGACCGCGTCATCGTCTTCACCGCACACAACGCACTGGCGTACGACATCTCAGAACGGTTCCTGATACCGACCATCACGCATGAGACCGGGACGAGCGAGCGCCGCGAGGTACTCGAGAAGTTCCGCGACGGCACCTACTCGCGTGTCGTTACCTCGAACGTCCTCGACGAGGGTGTCGACGTGCCGGACGCGAACGTCGCCGTCATCCTCTCGGGCAGCGGGAGCGAGCGCGAGTTCACCCAGCGGCTCGGGCGCATCCTGCGACCGAAGACCGATGGCGGTCGCGCGCTGCTGTACGAGCTCGTCAGCGCCGAGACGGCCGAGGAGCGCGTCGCGAGCCGCCGCCGAGGCTAG